A section of the Perognathus longimembris pacificus isolate PPM17 chromosome 7, ASM2315922v1, whole genome shotgun sequence genome encodes:
- the Cnksr1 gene encoding connector enhancer of kinase suppressor of ras 1 isoform X2: MEPVETWTPGKVAAWLRGLDDSLQDYPFEDWELPGKHLLQLCPRSLEALTVWPLGHQELILHGVEQLQALSSGLQTDNLQSLTEKLLKGTQAFQSLVQGHLGNCTETPTDVLSAAVELVCEARALLFWLNRYLFSHLNDFSACQEIGLLCGELSQVLQEDCSEAEKESKVLRICSHVAGICYNILSCSPKELLEQRAVLEQVHLDDPSGLEIHTSSNCLHFVSHIGSQILLGDEVVQINEQVVVGWTHKNMLKELLREPTGVRLVLKKIPVPETPPQTPPGCTHLRSQSLALDPLSPSVSSEDVFAFDLTSDPSSRNNPVWTDSASLGPESLPSPPASPEIAEPPQTPHHPDKSPVLDRKKSKGVATRLSRRRVSCRQLGRPDCDGWLLLRKVPGGFMGPRWRRGWFVLKGHMLYWYRQPQDEKAEGLINVSNYSLESGHDQKKKYVFQLTHDVYKPFVFAADTLSDLSMWVRHLITCISKYQSPGRAPSAREEDCYSETEAEDPDDEAGSRSASPSPAQIWSPLHGDPSPMTSPTQRSPRTSIGPLTDGSEELEGMVRGLRQGGVSLLGQPQPLTHEQWRSSFMRRNRDPHLNERVHRVRALQSTLKAKLQELQALEEVLGDPELTAEKFRRWKEQNQELYSETLGARGVVQAEGSSPALTSDSTEQPPQPLPDSEDPSHCCALDPREQPPDL, encoded by the exons GCCTCGATGATTCCCTGCAGGACTATCCATTTGAAGACTGGGAGCTACCTGGCAAGCACCTGCTCCAACTTTGCCCCCGCAGCCTGGAGGCTCTGACCGTGTGGCCTCTGGGCCATCAGGAACTCATTCTGCATGGGGTGGAACAGCTTCAGGCCCTG AGCTCTGGGCTACAGACAGACAACTTGCAGAGCCTGACAGAGAAGCTATTGAAGGGGACCCAGGCCTTCCAGAGCTTAGTCCAAGGCCACCTGGGGAACTGCACAGAGACCCCTACCGATGTCCTCAGTGCAGCTGTGGAGCTGGTGTGTGAGGCTCGTGCCCTCCTCTTCTGGCTCAATAG GTACCTCTTCTCCCACTTAAATGACTTCTCCGCCTGCCAGGAGATCGGGTTGTTGTGCGGGGAGCTGAGCCAGGTCTTGCAAGAG GACTGTTCAGAAGCCGAGAAGGAGAGCAAAGTCCTGAGGATC TGCAGCCACGTGGCCGGGATTTGTTACAACATCCTGAGCTGCAGCCCCAAGGAGCTGCTGGAGCAGAGGGCTGTGCTAGAGCAGGTGCACCTGGACGATCCTTCC GGCCTGGAAATCCATACCAGCAGCAACTGCTTGCACTTCGTGTCCCACATTGGCTCCCAG ATCCTGCTTGGAGATGAGGTTGTGCAGATCAATGAGCAGGTGGTG GTGGGCTGGACCCACAAGAACATGCTGAAAGAGCTTCTGAGGGAACCAACTGGAGTCCGCTTAGTGCTGAAGAAGATTCCAGTGCCAGAGACCCCCCCACAG ACGCCACCAGGCTGCACGCATCTGAGAAGCCAATCTCTAGCCCTGGATCCACTATCTCCCAG TGTCTCATCTGAAGACGTCTTTGCCTTCGACCTGACTTCAGACCCAAGTTCTAGGAACAACCCTGTGTGGACAG ACTCCGCCTCCCTTGGCCCTGAGTCCCTTCCTAGTCCTCCTGCATCTCCAGAAATAGCAGAGCCTCCACAGACCCCACACCACCCTGACAAG AGTCCTGTCCTTGATCGGAAGAAATCAAAAG GAGTGGCGACAAGACTGAGCCGCAGGCGGGTGTCCTGCCGGCAGCTGGGTCGGCCTGACTGCGATGGCTGGCTCCTGCTGCGCAAGGTTCCCGGTGGCTTCATGGGCCCGCGCTGGCGGCGCGGCTGGTTCGTGCTCAAGGGACACATGCTGTACTGGTACCGCCAGCCCCAG GATGAAAAGGCCGAGGGCCTCATCAATGTCTCCAACTACAGTCTGGAAAGTGGACACGATCAGAAGAAGAAATA TGTGTTCCAGCTCACCCATGATGTGTACAAACCCTTTGTCTTCGCTGCTGATACGCTGTCTGATCTGAGCAT GTGGGTGCGCCATCTCATCACCTGCATCTCCAAGTACCAGTCTCCAGGCCGGGCACCCTCAGCCAGAGAGGAAG aTTGCTACAGTGAGACTGAAGCAGAAGACCCCGATGATGAGGCCGGGTCTCGCTCAGCCTCA CCTAGCCCAGCTCAGATTTGGAGTCCACTCCATGGGGACCCATCACCTATGACCTCCCCGACCCAGCGCAGCCCAAGGACATCCATTGGTCCTCTAACAG ATGGCAGCGAAGAACTGGAAGGAATGGTACGGGGACTGAGGCAGGGTGGTGTGTCCCTCCTGGGCCAGCCACAACCCCTGACCCATGAACAGTGGCGGAGTTCTTTCATGCGGCGTAATCGGGACCCTCACCTCAATGAGAGAGTACATCGTGTTCGGGCACTACAGAGCACGCTCAAG GCAAAGCTTCAGGAGCTTCAGGCCCTGGAAGAGGTGCTGGGTGACCCTGAGCTCACTGCAGAGAAGTTCCGTCGTTGGAAGGAACAGAACCAGGAGTTGTACTCAGAAACCCTGGGAGCCAGGGGAGTGGTACAGGCTGAGGGCAGCTCCCCAGCCCTGACCTCTGACTCCACAGAGCAGCCCCCCCAACCCTTGCCTGACTCTGAGGATCCCTCTCACTGCTGTGCCCTTGATCCCAGGGAGCAACCTCCTGACCTCTGA
- the Cnksr1 gene encoding connector enhancer of kinase suppressor of ras 1 isoform X1 encodes MEPVETWTPGKVAAWLRGLDDSLQDYPFEDWELPGKHLLQLCPRSLEALTVWPLGHQELILHGVEQLQALSSGLQTDNLQSLTEKLLKGTQAFQSLVQGHLGNCTETPTDVLSAAVELVCEARALLFWLNRYLFSHLNDFSACQEIGLLCGELSQVLQEDCSEAEKESKVLRICSHVAGICYNILSCSPKELLEQRAVLEQVHLDDPSGLEIHTSSNCLHFVSHIGSQVSSDSRLQILLGDEVVQINEQVVVGWTHKNMLKELLREPTGVRLVLKKIPVPETPPQTPPGCTHLRSQSLALDPLSPSVSSEDVFAFDLTSDPSSRNNPVWTDSASLGPESLPSPPASPEIAEPPQTPHHPDKSPVLDRKKSKGVATRLSRRRVSCRQLGRPDCDGWLLLRKVPGGFMGPRWRRGWFVLKGHMLYWYRQPQDEKAEGLINVSNYSLESGHDQKKKYVFQLTHDVYKPFVFAADTLSDLSMWVRHLITCISKYQSPGRAPSAREEDCYSETEAEDPDDEAGSRSASPSPAQIWSPLHGDPSPMTSPTQRSPRTSIGPLTDGSEELEGMVRGLRQGGVSLLGQPQPLTHEQWRSSFMRRNRDPHLNERVHRVRALQSTLKAKLQELQALEEVLGDPELTAEKFRRWKEQNQELYSETLGARGVVQAEGSSPALTSDSTEQPPQPLPDSEDPSHCCALDPREQPPDL; translated from the exons GCCTCGATGATTCCCTGCAGGACTATCCATTTGAAGACTGGGAGCTACCTGGCAAGCACCTGCTCCAACTTTGCCCCCGCAGCCTGGAGGCTCTGACCGTGTGGCCTCTGGGCCATCAGGAACTCATTCTGCATGGGGTGGAACAGCTTCAGGCCCTG AGCTCTGGGCTACAGACAGACAACTTGCAGAGCCTGACAGAGAAGCTATTGAAGGGGACCCAGGCCTTCCAGAGCTTAGTCCAAGGCCACCTGGGGAACTGCACAGAGACCCCTACCGATGTCCTCAGTGCAGCTGTGGAGCTGGTGTGTGAGGCTCGTGCCCTCCTCTTCTGGCTCAATAG GTACCTCTTCTCCCACTTAAATGACTTCTCCGCCTGCCAGGAGATCGGGTTGTTGTGCGGGGAGCTGAGCCAGGTCTTGCAAGAG GACTGTTCAGAAGCCGAGAAGGAGAGCAAAGTCCTGAGGATC TGCAGCCACGTGGCCGGGATTTGTTACAACATCCTGAGCTGCAGCCCCAAGGAGCTGCTGGAGCAGAGGGCTGTGCTAGAGCAGGTGCACCTGGACGATCCTTCC GGCCTGGAAATCCATACCAGCAGCAACTGCTTGCACTTCGTGTCCCACATTGGCTCCCAG GTCTCTTCTGACTCCCGCCTGCAGATCCTGCTTGGAGATGAGGTTGTGCAGATCAATGAGCAGGTGGTG GTGGGCTGGACCCACAAGAACATGCTGAAAGAGCTTCTGAGGGAACCAACTGGAGTCCGCTTAGTGCTGAAGAAGATTCCAGTGCCAGAGACCCCCCCACAG ACGCCACCAGGCTGCACGCATCTGAGAAGCCAATCTCTAGCCCTGGATCCACTATCTCCCAG TGTCTCATCTGAAGACGTCTTTGCCTTCGACCTGACTTCAGACCCAAGTTCTAGGAACAACCCTGTGTGGACAG ACTCCGCCTCCCTTGGCCCTGAGTCCCTTCCTAGTCCTCCTGCATCTCCAGAAATAGCAGAGCCTCCACAGACCCCACACCACCCTGACAAG AGTCCTGTCCTTGATCGGAAGAAATCAAAAG GAGTGGCGACAAGACTGAGCCGCAGGCGGGTGTCCTGCCGGCAGCTGGGTCGGCCTGACTGCGATGGCTGGCTCCTGCTGCGCAAGGTTCCCGGTGGCTTCATGGGCCCGCGCTGGCGGCGCGGCTGGTTCGTGCTCAAGGGACACATGCTGTACTGGTACCGCCAGCCCCAG GATGAAAAGGCCGAGGGCCTCATCAATGTCTCCAACTACAGTCTGGAAAGTGGACACGATCAGAAGAAGAAATA TGTGTTCCAGCTCACCCATGATGTGTACAAACCCTTTGTCTTCGCTGCTGATACGCTGTCTGATCTGAGCAT GTGGGTGCGCCATCTCATCACCTGCATCTCCAAGTACCAGTCTCCAGGCCGGGCACCCTCAGCCAGAGAGGAAG aTTGCTACAGTGAGACTGAAGCAGAAGACCCCGATGATGAGGCCGGGTCTCGCTCAGCCTCA CCTAGCCCAGCTCAGATTTGGAGTCCACTCCATGGGGACCCATCACCTATGACCTCCCCGACCCAGCGCAGCCCAAGGACATCCATTGGTCCTCTAACAG ATGGCAGCGAAGAACTGGAAGGAATGGTACGGGGACTGAGGCAGGGTGGTGTGTCCCTCCTGGGCCAGCCACAACCCCTGACCCATGAACAGTGGCGGAGTTCTTTCATGCGGCGTAATCGGGACCCTCACCTCAATGAGAGAGTACATCGTGTTCGGGCACTACAGAGCACGCTCAAG GCAAAGCTTCAGGAGCTTCAGGCCCTGGAAGAGGTGCTGGGTGACCCTGAGCTCACTGCAGAGAAGTTCCGTCGTTGGAAGGAACAGAACCAGGAGTTGTACTCAGAAACCCTGGGAGCCAGGGGAGTGGTACAGGCTGAGGGCAGCTCCCCAGCCCTGACCTCTGACTCCACAGAGCAGCCCCCCCAACCCTTGCCTGACTCTGAGGATCCCTCTCACTGCTGTGCCCTTGATCCCAGGGAGCAACCTCCTGACCTCTGA
- the Cnksr1 gene encoding connector enhancer of kinase suppressor of ras 1 isoform X4, with protein MLKELLREPTGVRLVLKKIPVPETPPQTPPGCTHLRSQSLALDPLSPSVSSEDVFAFDLTSDPSSRNNPVWTDSASLGPESLPSPPASPEIAEPPQTPHHPDKSPVLDRKKSKGVATRLSRRRVSCRQLGRPDCDGWLLLRKVPGGFMGPRWRRGWFVLKGHMLYWYRQPQDEKAEGLINVSNYSLESGHDQKKKYVFQLTHDVYKPFVFAADTLSDLSMWVRHLITCISKYQSPGRAPSAREEDCYSETEAEDPDDEAGSRSASPSPAQIWSPLHGDPSPMTSPTQRSPRTSIGPLTDGSEELEGMVRGLRQGGVSLLGQPQPLTHEQWRSSFMRRNRDPHLNERVHRVRALQSTLKAKLQELQALEEVLGDPELTAEKFRRWKEQNQELYSETLGARGVVQAEGSSPALTSDSTEQPPQPLPDSEDPSHCCALDPREQPPDL; from the exons ATGCTGAAAGAGCTTCTGAGGGAACCAACTGGAGTCCGCTTAGTGCTGAAGAAGATTCCAGTGCCAGAGACCCCCCCACAG ACGCCACCAGGCTGCACGCATCTGAGAAGCCAATCTCTAGCCCTGGATCCACTATCTCCCAG TGTCTCATCTGAAGACGTCTTTGCCTTCGACCTGACTTCAGACCCAAGTTCTAGGAACAACCCTGTGTGGACAG ACTCCGCCTCCCTTGGCCCTGAGTCCCTTCCTAGTCCTCCTGCATCTCCAGAAATAGCAGAGCCTCCACAGACCCCACACCACCCTGACAAG AGTCCTGTCCTTGATCGGAAGAAATCAAAAG GAGTGGCGACAAGACTGAGCCGCAGGCGGGTGTCCTGCCGGCAGCTGGGTCGGCCTGACTGCGATGGCTGGCTCCTGCTGCGCAAGGTTCCCGGTGGCTTCATGGGCCCGCGCTGGCGGCGCGGCTGGTTCGTGCTCAAGGGACACATGCTGTACTGGTACCGCCAGCCCCAG GATGAAAAGGCCGAGGGCCTCATCAATGTCTCCAACTACAGTCTGGAAAGTGGACACGATCAGAAGAAGAAATA TGTGTTCCAGCTCACCCATGATGTGTACAAACCCTTTGTCTTCGCTGCTGATACGCTGTCTGATCTGAGCAT GTGGGTGCGCCATCTCATCACCTGCATCTCCAAGTACCAGTCTCCAGGCCGGGCACCCTCAGCCAGAGAGGAAG aTTGCTACAGTGAGACTGAAGCAGAAGACCCCGATGATGAGGCCGGGTCTCGCTCAGCCTCA CCTAGCCCAGCTCAGATTTGGAGTCCACTCCATGGGGACCCATCACCTATGACCTCCCCGACCCAGCGCAGCCCAAGGACATCCATTGGTCCTCTAACAG ATGGCAGCGAAGAACTGGAAGGAATGGTACGGGGACTGAGGCAGGGTGGTGTGTCCCTCCTGGGCCAGCCACAACCCCTGACCCATGAACAGTGGCGGAGTTCTTTCATGCGGCGTAATCGGGACCCTCACCTCAATGAGAGAGTACATCGTGTTCGGGCACTACAGAGCACGCTCAAG GCAAAGCTTCAGGAGCTTCAGGCCCTGGAAGAGGTGCTGGGTGACCCTGAGCTCACTGCAGAGAAGTTCCGTCGTTGGAAGGAACAGAACCAGGAGTTGTACTCAGAAACCCTGGGAGCCAGGGGAGTGGTACAGGCTGAGGGCAGCTCCCCAGCCCTGACCTCTGACTCCACAGAGCAGCCCCCCCAACCCTTGCCTGACTCTGAGGATCCCTCTCACTGCTGTGCCCTTGATCCCAGGGAGCAACCTCCTGACCTCTGA
- the Cnksr1 gene encoding connector enhancer of kinase suppressor of ras 1 isoform X3, which produces MEPVETWTPGKVAAWLRGLDDSLQDYPFEDWELPGKHLLQLCPRSLEALTVWPLGHQELILHGVEQLQALSSGLQTDNLQSLTEKLLKGTQAFQSLVQGHLGNCTETPTDVLSAAVELEIGLLCGELSQVLQEDCSEAEKESKVLRICSHVAGICYNILSCSPKELLEQRAVLEQVHLDDPSGLEIHTSSNCLHFVSHIGSQVSSDSRLQILLGDEVVQINEQVVVGWTHKNMLKELLREPTGVRLVLKKIPVPETPPQTPPGCTHLRSQSLALDPLSPSVSSEDVFAFDLTSDPSSRNNPVWTDSASLGPESLPSPPASPEIAEPPQTPHHPDKSPVLDRKKSKGVATRLSRRRVSCRQLGRPDCDGWLLLRKVPGGFMGPRWRRGWFVLKGHMLYWYRQPQDEKAEGLINVSNYSLESGHDQKKKYVFQLTHDVYKPFVFAADTLSDLSMWVRHLITCISKYQSPGRAPSAREEDCYSETEAEDPDDEAGSRSASPSPAQIWSPLHGDPSPMTSPTQRSPRTSIGPLTDGSEELEGMVRGLRQGGVSLLGQPQPLTHEQWRSSFMRRNRDPHLNERVHRVRALQSTLKAKLQELQALEEVLGDPELTAEKFRRWKEQNQELYSETLGARGVVQAEGSSPALTSDSTEQPPQPLPDSEDPSHCCALDPREQPPDL; this is translated from the exons GCCTCGATGATTCCCTGCAGGACTATCCATTTGAAGACTGGGAGCTACCTGGCAAGCACCTGCTCCAACTTTGCCCCCGCAGCCTGGAGGCTCTGACCGTGTGGCCTCTGGGCCATCAGGAACTCATTCTGCATGGGGTGGAACAGCTTCAGGCCCTG AGCTCTGGGCTACAGACAGACAACTTGCAGAGCCTGACAGAGAAGCTATTGAAGGGGACCCAGGCCTTCCAGAGCTTAGTCCAAGGCCACCTGGGGAACTGCACAGAGACCCCTACCGATGTCCTCAGTGCAGCTGTGGAGCTG GAGATCGGGTTGTTGTGCGGGGAGCTGAGCCAGGTCTTGCAAGAG GACTGTTCAGAAGCCGAGAAGGAGAGCAAAGTCCTGAGGATC TGCAGCCACGTGGCCGGGATTTGTTACAACATCCTGAGCTGCAGCCCCAAGGAGCTGCTGGAGCAGAGGGCTGTGCTAGAGCAGGTGCACCTGGACGATCCTTCC GGCCTGGAAATCCATACCAGCAGCAACTGCTTGCACTTCGTGTCCCACATTGGCTCCCAG GTCTCTTCTGACTCCCGCCTGCAGATCCTGCTTGGAGATGAGGTTGTGCAGATCAATGAGCAGGTGGTG GTGGGCTGGACCCACAAGAACATGCTGAAAGAGCTTCTGAGGGAACCAACTGGAGTCCGCTTAGTGCTGAAGAAGATTCCAGTGCCAGAGACCCCCCCACAG ACGCCACCAGGCTGCACGCATCTGAGAAGCCAATCTCTAGCCCTGGATCCACTATCTCCCAG TGTCTCATCTGAAGACGTCTTTGCCTTCGACCTGACTTCAGACCCAAGTTCTAGGAACAACCCTGTGTGGACAG ACTCCGCCTCCCTTGGCCCTGAGTCCCTTCCTAGTCCTCCTGCATCTCCAGAAATAGCAGAGCCTCCACAGACCCCACACCACCCTGACAAG AGTCCTGTCCTTGATCGGAAGAAATCAAAAG GAGTGGCGACAAGACTGAGCCGCAGGCGGGTGTCCTGCCGGCAGCTGGGTCGGCCTGACTGCGATGGCTGGCTCCTGCTGCGCAAGGTTCCCGGTGGCTTCATGGGCCCGCGCTGGCGGCGCGGCTGGTTCGTGCTCAAGGGACACATGCTGTACTGGTACCGCCAGCCCCAG GATGAAAAGGCCGAGGGCCTCATCAATGTCTCCAACTACAGTCTGGAAAGTGGACACGATCAGAAGAAGAAATA TGTGTTCCAGCTCACCCATGATGTGTACAAACCCTTTGTCTTCGCTGCTGATACGCTGTCTGATCTGAGCAT GTGGGTGCGCCATCTCATCACCTGCATCTCCAAGTACCAGTCTCCAGGCCGGGCACCCTCAGCCAGAGAGGAAG aTTGCTACAGTGAGACTGAAGCAGAAGACCCCGATGATGAGGCCGGGTCTCGCTCAGCCTCA CCTAGCCCAGCTCAGATTTGGAGTCCACTCCATGGGGACCCATCACCTATGACCTCCCCGACCCAGCGCAGCCCAAGGACATCCATTGGTCCTCTAACAG ATGGCAGCGAAGAACTGGAAGGAATGGTACGGGGACTGAGGCAGGGTGGTGTGTCCCTCCTGGGCCAGCCACAACCCCTGACCCATGAACAGTGGCGGAGTTCTTTCATGCGGCGTAATCGGGACCCTCACCTCAATGAGAGAGTACATCGTGTTCGGGCACTACAGAGCACGCTCAAG GCAAAGCTTCAGGAGCTTCAGGCCCTGGAAGAGGTGCTGGGTGACCCTGAGCTCACTGCAGAGAAGTTCCGTCGTTGGAAGGAACAGAACCAGGAGTTGTACTCAGAAACCCTGGGAGCCAGGGGAGTGGTACAGGCTGAGGGCAGCTCCCCAGCCCTGACCTCTGACTCCACAGAGCAGCCCCCCCAACCCTTGCCTGACTCTGAGGATCCCTCTCACTGCTGTGCCCTTGATCCCAGGGAGCAACCTCCTGACCTCTGA